The Planktothrix tepida PCC 9214 genome window below encodes:
- the hcp gene encoding hydroxylamine reductase codes for MFCEQCEQTASGNGCHQWGACGKSPEVNAVQDLLMYCLRSIAPIALKAYELGIPNRELDRFSCESIFSTMTNVNFNTKRFSDSAKEALHFRETLKQAVEQQNQTSIQWPEICSYQPNFEESLAEQGQQFALDLIQKASGNIDIYSLQLTTIYGLKGLASYTFHAYELGQEDEKIYQFIYKALAALDQQDLDLNAWVGLALKVGEMNLRAMELLDAGHTGHYGHPTPTTVPLNHRQGKAILVSGHDIKQLEALLQQTAETGITVYTHGELLPAHGYPVLKQKYPHLYGHFGTAWQNQTKDFAKFPGAIVVTTNCLMPPHETYDEKLFTIGPVGYPGLNYLPSDESGIPDFTRVIQKALELPGFSDDETPREVKTGFAHNAVLNVADHVIDAVKTGKIRHFFLVGGCDGAKPGRSYYTEFVEKVPQDCVVLTLACGKFRFFDKQLGEIGSIPRLMDVGQCNDAYSAIQIALGLAKAFDIGVNELPLSMILSWYEQKAVAVLLTLLYLGIQDIRLGPTLPAFISPNVFKLLSETYHLKPISTPDEDLAACLA; via the coding sequence ATGTTTTGCGAACAATGCGAACAAACAGCGAGTGGAAATGGGTGTCATCAATGGGGAGCTTGTGGTAAAAGTCCTGAAGTTAATGCAGTCCAAGATTTATTAATGTATTGCTTACGGAGTATTGCCCCCATTGCGTTAAAAGCCTATGAGTTAGGAATTCCAAATCGGGAACTGGATCGTTTTAGCTGTGAATCGATCTTTTCCACGATGACGAATGTTAACTTCAATACGAAGCGATTTTCTGACTCCGCCAAAGAAGCATTGCATTTTCGAGAAACCTTAAAACAAGCCGTTGAACAGCAAAATCAAACGTCGATTCAATGGCCAGAAATCTGTTCCTATCAGCCGAACTTTGAAGAAAGTTTAGCGGAACAAGGACAACAGTTTGCTTTAGATTTAATTCAAAAAGCCAGTGGGAATATTGACATTTATTCCTTGCAATTAACCACGATTTACGGCTTAAAAGGATTAGCCTCTTACACCTTCCACGCCTACGAATTGGGGCAAGAAGATGAAAAGATTTATCAGTTCATCTATAAAGCCTTAGCTGCTTTAGATCAGCAAGATTTAGACTTAAATGCTTGGGTCGGTTTAGCGTTAAAAGTCGGAGAAATGAACCTGCGGGCGATGGAATTATTAGATGCCGGACATACCGGACATTATGGACATCCAACCCCAACAACGGTTCCCTTAAATCATCGTCAAGGTAAGGCTATTTTAGTCTCTGGACATGATATTAAACAGTTGGAAGCGTTGTTACAACAAACCGCAGAAACGGGAATTACCGTTTATACTCATGGAGAACTTTTACCCGCTCACGGATATCCGGTTTTAAAACAAAAATATCCCCATTTGTACGGACATTTTGGCACAGCATGGCAGAATCAAACTAAAGATTTTGCTAAGTTTCCAGGGGCGATTGTGGTCACAACCAATTGTTTAATGCCACCCCATGAAACCTATGATGAAAAACTGTTTACCATTGGGCCTGTGGGGTATCCAGGGTTAAATTATTTACCCTCAGATGAAAGCGGTATTCCTGACTTTACTCGGGTGATTCAAAAAGCCTTAGAACTCCCTGGATTTTCTGATGATGAAACTCCCCGTGAAGTCAAAACAGGATTTGCTCACAATGCCGTTTTAAATGTTGCAGATCATGTGATTGATGCCGTTAAAACTGGAAAAATTCGTCACTTCTTTTTAGTGGGGGGTTGTGATGGAGCAAAACCCGGACGGAGTTACTATACCGAATTTGTGGAAAAAGTACCCCAAGATTGCGTTGTCCTGACATTAGCGTGTGGGAAATTCCGCTTTTTTGATAAACAATTAGGGGAGATTGGGAGCATTCCTCGGTTGATGGATGTGGGGCAATGTAACGATGCTTATTCTGCTATTCAAATTGCGTTAGGGTTAGCCAAAGCTTTTGATATTGGGGTCAATGAATTACCCCTATCAATGATTTTGTCATGGTATGAACAAAAAGCCGTTGCAGTTTTATTAACGCTGCTCTATTTAGGCATTCAAGACATCCGTTTAGGCCCCACATTACCCGCCTTTATTTCTCCCAATGTCTTCAAATTACTGTCAGAAACCTATCATCTCAAACCGATTTCAACTCCCGATGAAGATTTGGCAGCTTGTTTAGCTTAA
- a CDS encoding NuoF family protein: MEYSELLELAEKEQKAQKPIRVHCCTSTGCVAANSLGVKTEMEQAVKTAGLEEQVQVVGVGCMGFCGRGPMVEVEPVGLQYEKVTPEEAPSIIEAINGGEAKPVQGDRHHPFFSRQLLIVRENSGKIDPEKIGEYVAVGGYQALYHALYEMSPADVVAEITKSGLRGRGGAGYPTGLKWATVAKMPPGQKYVICNADEGDPGAFMDRSVLESDPHRILEGMAIAGYAVGATQGYIYVRAEYPLAISRLQKAIQQAKRQGFLGSQIFGSAIDFRIDIRVGAGAFVCGEETALIASIDGGRGTPRPRPPYPAVSGLWGCPTLINNVETFANIAPILKKGADWFASIGTEKSKGTKIFSLTGKIRNTGLIEVPMGISLREIVEEMGGGIAGGGKVKAVQTGGPSGGCIPVDYLDTPVDYESLAQLGSMMGSGGMVVMDEDTSMVQVAQFYMEFCRGETCGKCVPCRTGTVQLYQMLTKILNQQATSADIEKMKQLSEMVKATSLCGLGQTAPNPVLSTLRYFPEEYTTLLKSEENGQVPVS; the protein is encoded by the coding sequence ATGGAATATAGCGAATTATTAGAACTAGCCGAGAAGGAACAAAAAGCTCAAAAGCCGATCCGGGTTCACTGTTGTACCTCAACGGGTTGTGTGGCGGCTAACTCCTTGGGGGTGAAAACGGAAATGGAACAAGCCGTTAAAACGGCTGGACTTGAAGAGCAAGTGCAAGTGGTGGGTGTCGGTTGTATGGGCTTCTGTGGACGGGGGCCAATGGTGGAAGTCGAACCCGTCGGACTGCAATATGAGAAAGTCACCCCGGAAGAAGCGCCTTCAATTATTGAAGCCATTAATGGGGGAGAAGCCAAACCCGTCCAAGGCGATCGCCATCATCCGTTTTTCAGTCGTCAATTATTAATCGTTCGGGAAAATAGCGGTAAAATTGACCCAGAAAAAATTGGCGAATATGTTGCCGTTGGCGGATATCAAGCCTTATATCATGCCCTTTATGAAATGAGTCCGGCGGATGTCGTTGCCGAAATTACCAAATCCGGTTTACGGGGAAGAGGCGGCGCGGGATATCCGACCGGGTTAAAATGGGCCACCGTTGCCAAAATGCCTCCGGGTCAGAAATACGTCATCTGTAACGCCGATGAAGGCGATCCCGGCGCGTTTATGGATCGGAGTGTGCTAGAAAGTGATCCCCATCGGATCTTAGAAGGGATGGCGATCGCAGGTTATGCGGTGGGGGCGACCCAAGGGTATATTTATGTGCGGGCTGAATATCCCCTGGCCATTAGCCGTCTGCAAAAAGCCATCCAACAAGCCAAACGCCAAGGCTTTTTAGGCAGTCAAATCTTTGGATCAGCCATTGATTTCCGCATTGATATCCGGGTCGGGGCGGGAGCCTTTGTTTGTGGGGAAGAAACAGCCCTGATTGCTTCCATTGATGGCGGACGTGGCACACCTCGCCCCCGTCCCCCCTATCCCGCCGTTTCTGGGTTATGGGGTTGTCCCACCTTAATTAATAACGTCGAAACCTTTGCCAATATTGCCCCAATTCTCAAAAAAGGAGCCGACTGGTTTGCTAGTATTGGTACAGAAAAGAGCAAAGGGACGAAAATTTTCTCCCTTACCGGAAAAATTCGCAATACCGGACTCATTGAAGTCCCGATGGGCATTAGCCTACGGGAAATTGTCGAGGAGATGGGGGGCGGAATTGCGGGGGGCGGAAAAGTCAAAGCCGTGCAAACCGGGGGGCCATCGGGTGGCTGTATTCCCGTCGATTATTTAGATACTCCGGTTGATTACGAATCATTGGCCCAATTAGGATCTATGATGGGATCAGGAGGCATGGTGGTGATGGATGAAGACACCAGCATGGTTCAAGTCGCCCAATTTTATATGGAATTCTGTCGAGGGGAAACCTGCGGAAAATGCGTTCCCTGTCGGACAGGAACGGTGCAACTGTATCAAATGTTAACAAAAATTCTCAATCAACAAGCGACTTCCGCAGATATTGAGAAAATGAAACAGTTGTCGGAAATGGTGAAAGCCACCAGTTTATGCGGACTCGGACAAACCGCACCGAACCCGGTTTTGAGTACCTTACGCTATTTCCCAGAGGAATATACGACTTTATTGAAATCGGAAGAAAACGGACAAGTTCCGGTGTCTTAA
- a CDS encoding antibiotic biosynthesis monooxygenase family protein has product MIRVIYRWKVQPEKKTEFIQAWTQATETIRHQVLGSKGSLLLRSTQHSSEFIAIARWETLEHWQKFWQGDPPDPQAFQIMQTVSQLLSHQVCEEIEDLTLL; this is encoded by the coding sequence ATGATTCGAGTGATTTATCGTTGGAAAGTTCAACCTGAAAAGAAAACAGAATTTATTCAAGCTTGGACACAAGCCACTGAAACCATTCGACATCAGGTTTTAGGTTCAAAAGGTAGTTTATTACTGCGTTCTACCCAACATTCATCGGAATTTATTGCGATCGCTCGATGGGAAACTTTAGAACACTGGCAAAAATTTTGGCAAGGTGATCCACCCGATCCCCAAGCTTTTCAAATCATGCAAACGGTTAGTCAGTTATTATCCCATCAAGTCTGCGAGGAAATAGAAGATTTAACGCTTCTATAG
- the hoxU gene encoding bidirectional hydrogenase complex protein HoxU, whose protein sequence is MSVKTLTIDGIDVAVEQGTSILKAAEEAGVKIPKLCHLEGVSDVGACRLCLVEIKGINRLLPACVTEVSEGMEVFTNSPQLQDYRRMTVELLFAEGNHVCAVCVANGNCELQDVAIEVGMDHSRFPYRFPEREVDITHPKFGIDHNRCILCTRCVRVCAEIEGAHVWDIGYRGAAAKVITGLNQPWGEVDACTSCGKCVDACPTGSIFRKGTTTAEMQRDREKLEFLAEARGKHQWTR, encoded by the coding sequence ATGTCTGTAAAAACCCTAACTATTGATGGAATTGATGTTGCTGTAGAACAAGGAACCTCAATTCTGAAGGCGGCTGAAGAAGCAGGAGTGAAAATTCCGAAACTTTGTCATTTAGAAGGCGTTTCCGATGTGGGAGCTTGTCGGTTATGCTTAGTTGAAATTAAAGGCATTAATCGTTTATTACCCGCTTGTGTAACGGAAGTTTCCGAAGGCATGGAAGTCTTTACAAACAGCCCCCAACTGCAAGATTATCGACGCATGACTGTAGAGCTATTATTTGCAGAAGGAAATCATGTTTGTGCGGTTTGTGTTGCCAATGGAAACTGCGAATTACAGGACGTTGCCATTGAAGTGGGGATGGATCATAGTCGTTTTCCCTATCGTTTTCCTGAACGAGAAGTAGACATTACTCATCCTAAATTTGGCATCGATCATAACCGTTGTATTCTGTGTACTCGGTGTGTCAGAGTTTGTGCTGAAATTGAAGGAGCCCACGTCTGGGATATCGGCTATCGGGGAGCCGCAGCCAAAGTTATTACAGGGTTAAATCAACCTTGGGGTGAAGTGGATGCGTGTACATCCTGCGGCAAATGTGTTGATGCTTGTCCGACGGGTTCTATCTTCAGAAAAGGCACAACAACAGCCGAAATGCAACGCGATCGCGAAAAACTAGAATTCTTAGCAGAAGCAAGAGGGAAACATCAATGGACAAGATAA